One window of Leptospira wolbachii serovar Codice str. CDC genomic DNA carries:
- a CDS encoding GDYXXLXY domain-containing protein, with protein sequence MKEKITVLLTINLLLLFGFLTQAVIKKETIRNNGRLVFLPLLPKDPRSLFQGDYMILNYDWSLLEREENAKAPNRGCLVFQIQEDVLMPVRLQSSFTDLKVSEFCLQYYRSDYDLKIGAESYFFQEGDGDLYSEAKYAGIRFREGNTDGDKLLIGLYDQNKQRLGSKDQR encoded by the coding sequence ATGAAAGAGAAAATAACCGTCCTTCTCACAATCAACTTACTTTTGTTATTTGGCTTTCTCACTCAGGCTGTCATAAAAAAAGAAACAATCCGTAACAATGGCCGATTGGTTTTCCTGCCTCTTCTCCCCAAAGACCCAAGGTCCTTATTCCAAGGCGACTATATGATTCTAAATTATGACTGGAGTCTTTTGGAAAGAGAAGAAAATGCAAAAGCACCAAACAGAGGATGTTTAGTTTTCCAGATCCAAGAAGATGTGTTAATGCCCGTTCGGTTACAATCTTCTTTTACTGACCTAAAAGTTTCCGAATTTTGTTTGCAATACTACCGAAGTGATTATGACCTAAAAATAGGTGCTGAGTCCTATTTTTTCCAAGAGGGGGACGGGGATCTTTATAGCGAAGCCAAATATGCGGGAATCCGTTTTCGGGAAGGTAATACCGACGGAGACAAATTACTGATAGGGTTATATGACCAAAACAAACAACGATTAGGTAGTAAGGACCAAAGGTAA
- a CDS encoding DUF4401 domain-containing protein, protein MISPWYIELLSFFGSLLAGGFFLLCLVVLGLLNNEHVNLFLGFTVMILVSILSFFSKDGKKRSLGPVIFSFLNQGFVLFLFGVNQVFKPEDTSLLWTIICFQLGFFFLVSSPIQRFLSPILVFVFSGVLLYEYKILFFIPLLTTVCLFLLYFYTYPKNIKENFESLPYSLSISLLCLAGFSFFPELKQSPQISEFQSLVFYFTGCLLFYKELSSKTNLLTVGCVILFYGLIFFPTLGTPGIIASFFLILIGFVRGYNFLSYLAWFSLLLFYFAFYYDLETTLFEKSKMMLGSSLLFFFAYFCLRFSPMGKKR, encoded by the coding sequence ATGATATCTCCTTGGTACATTGAACTTTTAAGTTTTTTTGGATCCCTTCTCGCTGGAGGATTTTTTCTACTTTGTTTGGTTGTCCTTGGCCTTCTAAACAACGAACATGTAAATCTTTTTTTAGGTTTCACTGTCATGATCCTAGTCTCTATCCTTTCCTTTTTCTCCAAAGATGGTAAAAAACGGAGTTTAGGACCTGTGATTTTTTCTTTTTTAAACCAAGGTTTTGTTTTGTTTCTCTTTGGTGTGAATCAAGTTTTTAAACCAGAAGATACTTCTCTTCTTTGGACTATCATCTGTTTTCAGTTAGGTTTCTTTTTTCTAGTATCCAGCCCCATCCAAAGGTTTTTATCCCCCATTTTGGTTTTTGTGTTTTCAGGAGTATTGCTTTATGAATACAAAATTCTATTTTTTATCCCTTTATTAACAACAGTTTGTTTGTTTTTATTATACTTTTACACATATCCTAAAAATATAAAAGAAAACTTCGAAAGCCTACCTTACTCTCTGAGTATCTCTCTACTTTGTTTGGCTGGTTTTTCTTTTTTTCCAGAATTAAAACAAAGTCCGCAAATTTCAGAGTTTCAATCCTTGGTTTTCTATTTTACAGGATGCCTTTTATTTTACAAAGAACTTAGCTCTAAAACCAATCTCCTGACAGTGGGATGCGTAATTCTTTTTTATGGTCTTATTTTTTTCCCAACACTCGGAACTCCCGGAATCATTGCTTCTTTTTTTCTCATCCTCATTGGGTTTGTGAGAGGATACAATTTCCTTTCCTACTTGGCCTGGTTTTCTCTTCTTCTATTTTATTTTGCGTTCTATTATGACCTAGAGACAACCCTTTTTGAAAAATCCAAAATGATGTTAGGATCCTCACTTCTGTTTTTCTTTGCTTATTTTTGTTTACGTTTCTCCCCCATGGGTAAAAAAAGATGA
- a CDS encoding methyl-accepting chemotaxis protein, with the protein MIKFIIFGLEGFNYGIGVPTLLGYIYFFTEWSGEEFQTILISTSIAVFFIIGFCITFYWIRFAPVSRIGRPEVTKRDHKLAYFWLDHLEKVAIIDMIIRYAIGFLFVIGALLFYLKSKNFVLMSEMAIGLFLTLAFTVIFQSIFINYVENKFNIKGILLSIRSDHTKRINTRNLARDLGFQTVLAFFAAILVLFIVNYRLNFKQELDLVHSSMEQAAMDSETLMRVTLVDFRDRLTLSIFAENKLKDQIVKKDLQGIRSVLNEIQLKSTNHAVEALFYYKPEEGIFVSTNEYDRSHTGSIFFIEDVGLAKQGPLRHTSIRSRISGDIVSPYTLPVYQNDQFLGYVGGFLNIGKLSSFILGNIKIGTSGKVGFFDGDGTIVYYTNKKEIGSNAKAKLVFDTPFQKTEALGFADSTEDGTLKRIFYVKNPEFNYIIYCIFENAELYEKTLTSLFTTLGISIVVVLLIGIITVLVIESKLKPLERIKVRISEMVKGNLQSDFYDSSRDEIGSMANAMFDFQTKLRQIVNQTQTVSNELTNTSSDIYESMLSLSDAAQNQAASSEEISASVEEITAGIESVAQRTETQSFTLASLMKKMTELNGAVSEIDKKFQIADVRVEEITKDAKLGEKSLGEMKLSMDKIYQSSSEMTNVVEIIHNISEQINLLALNAAIEAARAGASGRGFAVVADEISKLADKTAKSIDDIEELIKQNEGEIQQGQEKIEKSIVILSETISGVNSINQMTKEIRSVVRKQIETNDEVNEGVTQIRELSEMIKEATDEQKMAMLEISRSMAEINNHAQTTAMSSEGTKSSSQTMNQLSESLRREINYFHV; encoded by the coding sequence ATGATCAAATTCATAATTTTTGGTCTAGAAGGTTTTAATTACGGAATCGGTGTCCCCACTCTCCTTGGCTATATTTACTTTTTCACCGAATGGTCGGGAGAAGAATTTCAAACTATTCTAATTTCCACTTCTATTGCAGTTTTTTTTATAATCGGGTTTTGTATCACTTTTTATTGGATTCGATTTGCACCGGTCTCTCGGATTGGAAGACCGGAAGTCACAAAACGAGATCATAAACTGGCCTATTTCTGGTTGGATCATTTAGAAAAAGTTGCCATCATCGATATGATCATTCGCTATGCCATTGGTTTTTTGTTTGTGATCGGAGCCCTTCTCTTCTACTTAAAGTCCAAAAACTTTGTCCTCATGAGTGAAATGGCAATCGGTCTTTTTCTTACCCTTGCCTTTACCGTTATCTTCCAATCCATCTTTATCAATTATGTAGAAAACAAATTCAATATTAAAGGAATCTTGCTTTCTATCAGAAGCGACCATACCAAACGAATCAATACAAGAAACCTCGCTAGAGATTTGGGATTTCAAACTGTATTAGCTTTTTTTGCAGCTATCCTAGTTTTGTTTATTGTCAACTACCGACTCAATTTCAAACAAGAGTTGGATTTAGTTCATTCCAGTATGGAACAAGCAGCAATGGATTCAGAGACACTCATGCGAGTGACACTGGTTGACTTTCGAGATAGGCTCACTCTTTCTATCTTTGCAGAAAATAAACTAAAAGACCAAATTGTAAAAAAAGACCTGCAAGGAATCCGTTCGGTTCTAAACGAAATCCAACTAAAAAGTACAAATCATGCAGTGGAAGCTCTCTTCTACTACAAACCAGAAGAAGGAATTTTTGTTTCCACAAATGAATACGACCGTTCTCACACAGGATCCATATTTTTTATAGAAGATGTGGGGCTCGCAAAACAGGGTCCACTTCGACATACAAGCATTCGTTCTCGTATCTCTGGAGACATTGTATCACCGTACACACTACCCGTGTATCAAAATGATCAATTTTTAGGTTATGTTGGTGGATTTTTAAATATTGGCAAACTTTCTAGTTTTATATTAGGAAATATTAAAATAGGAACATCTGGGAAAGTTGGTTTTTTTGATGGAGATGGAACCATTGTCTATTATACAAATAAAAAAGAAATTGGAAGTAACGCAAAAGCAAAGTTAGTTTTTGATACTCCCTTCCAGAAAACAGAAGCACTCGGTTTTGCCGATTCAACTGAAGATGGAACCTTAAAAAGAATTTTTTATGTCAAAAACCCTGAGTTCAATTATATTATCTATTGTATTTTTGAAAATGCAGAGTTATATGAAAAAACACTTACCAGTTTATTCACCACACTGGGAATCTCCATTGTTGTTGTTTTACTCATTGGAATCATAACAGTTCTTGTGATTGAGTCCAAACTAAAGCCATTAGAACGAATCAAAGTTAGAATCTCAGAAATGGTAAAGGGAAACTTACAATCCGATTTTTACGACTCTAGCCGAGATGAAATTGGAAGTATGGCAAATGCCATGTTTGATTTCCAAACCAAGTTACGGCAAATTGTCAACCAAACACAAACTGTTTCGAATGAACTCACAAACACAAGTTCTGATATTTACGAATCTATGTTATCCCTTTCCGATGCCGCACAAAACCAGGCAGCAAGCAGTGAAGAAATTTCTGCTTCTGTCGAGGAAATTACTGCAGGGATAGAAAGTGTGGCCCAAAGAACAGAGACTCAATCCTTTACCCTGGCTTCACTGATGAAAAAAATGACAGAGCTCAATGGGGCCGTTTCCGAAATTGACAAAAAATTTCAAATCGCTGACGTGAGAGTGGAAGAAATCACAAAGGACGCTAAGTTAGGTGAGAAGTCCCTAGGAGAGATGAAACTTTCCATGGATAAAATCTACCAATCTTCCTCAGAGATGACCAATGTTGTAGAAATCATTCACAATATCTCCGAACAAATCAATTTACTCGCACTCAATGCCGCCATCGAAGCCGCAAGAGCTGGGGCTAGTGGAAGAGGATTTGCTGTGGTTGCCGACGAAATTTCCAAACTCGCCGATAAAACAGCAAAGTCCATTGATGATATTGAAGAACTCATCAAACAGAACGAAGGTGAGATCCAACAAGGTCAGGAGAAAATTGAAAAGTCCATCGTAATTTTAAGCGAGACCATTTCTGGCGTTAACTCCATCAACCAAATGACAAAAGAGATTCGTTCGGTAGTCAGAAAACAAATTGAAACCAACGATGAAGTCAACGAAGGTGTCACTCAAATTCGTGAACTCTCCGAGATGATTAAGGAAGCCACCGACGAACAAAAAATGGCGATGTTAGAAATTTCTAGGTCCATGGCAGAGATCAACAACCATGCACAAACCACTGCCATGTCAAGTGAAGGAACCAAATCCAGTTCTCAAACCATGAATCAATTATCCGAAAGTCTACGAAGAGAGATAAACTATTTCCATGTCTAA
- the lepB gene encoding signal peptidase I encodes MSKSKNKVPFKTRLYAFLIPLVVGLISAILVKYYVITPVHVVNQFMEPTLKNGSTAYFNRMFRSKQLGIGDVVLVRSPLDPKSVFIARIVGKPGDTIYVQKRMVFRNDTLLDPTSFPESASNDIPMIPPGKTESDDMPKLTVPEKSFFLLADNRELGVDSRTLGVVQESHVIATLW; translated from the coding sequence ATGTCTAAATCGAAAAACAAAGTACCATTCAAAACTAGGTTATATGCATTTCTCATCCCCCTAGTTGTAGGACTTATCTCTGCTATTTTAGTCAAATACTACGTCATCACTCCTGTTCACGTTGTGAACCAGTTTATGGAACCCACCTTAAAAAATGGATCCACAGCCTACTTCAATCGTATGTTTCGATCCAAACAGTTGGGAATTGGTGATGTTGTTTTGGTTCGTTCTCCTCTCGATCCCAAGTCGGTTTTCATTGCAAGGATTGTAGGTAAACCAGGAGACACGATCTATGTGCAAAAGCGAATGGTCTTTCGAAATGATACCCTTCTTGATCCCACAAGTTTTCCTGAATCTGCTTCGAATGACATTCCCATGATCCCTCCCGGTAAAACAGAATCCGATGACATGCCAAAACTGACAGTTCCAGAAAAATCGTTTTTTTTGCTGGCTGATAACAGAGAACTGGGAGTGGATTCTAGAACTTTAGGCGTAGTGCAAGAAAGCCATGTAATTGCCACCTTATGGTAA
- a CDS encoding DUF2157 domain-containing protein produces the protein MVKRSVEEWVRFFESTLLLIGTALFLSGIFFLVAFNWNHLDRFTKLGLVGSLNLIAYLFTILFRKKSLYFEIGLTLIFFLTGSALLVFGQIYQTGADVYDLFFGWSALTLLLIPVSRSGVVTGLWMILCAVTVYLYSEQVEGNGSHVLYSITSLLFGVTMICFDWFQTDRFSPKTKSFLSGLGLTIALSFLHSAVLSLMWVSEENGSSLNNEFYQILVPLIFYGFYYYYYRWVRFRLLNLTLILLFGLGQIFLKIMELFQIWSYSSGVSFLLFALLITGYTVWAVSHLQSLRKSQPTEEGKT, from the coding sequence ATGGTAAAGAGGAGCGTAGAAGAGTGGGTTCGGTTTTTTGAATCCACTTTACTACTGATTGGAACGGCCCTTTTCCTCTCAGGAATCTTTTTCCTAGTAGCCTTCAATTGGAACCATTTGGACAGATTCACCAAACTCGGACTAGTTGGGTCGCTCAACCTCATCGCCTATCTTTTCACCATTTTATTCCGGAAAAAATCACTCTATTTCGAAATTGGTCTTACCCTTATTTTTTTTCTCACTGGTTCGGCACTCCTTGTTTTTGGTCAAATTTACCAAACAGGGGCCGATGTTTATGATCTTTTTTTCGGTTGGTCGGCACTCACACTTCTCTTAATTCCAGTTTCGCGATCGGGTGTAGTGACAGGTCTATGGATGATCCTTTGTGCTGTTACTGTCTATTTGTATTCCGAGCAAGTAGAGGGAAATGGATCTCATGTTTTATATAGTATCACCTCACTTCTCTTTGGTGTGACAATGATCTGTTTTGATTGGTTCCAAACCGATCGGTTTTCTCCAAAAACAAAATCGTTTCTTTCGGGACTCGGACTTACCATTGCCCTTTCCTTCCTTCATTCTGCGGTTTTGAGTCTAATGTGGGTATCAGAAGAAAACGGATCTTCCCTAAATAATGAATTCTACCAAATCCTTGTTCCGCTTATTTTTTACGGTTTTTATTATTATTACTACAGATGGGTTCGGTTCCGACTCTTAAACCTAACACTTATTTTACTCTTTGGACTCGGACAAATCTTTCTAAAAATAATGGAACTTTTTCAAATTTGGAGCTATAGTTCGGGTGTAAGTTTTTTACTTTTTGCCCTTTTGATCACAGGTTATACCGTTTGGGCGGTTTCGCACCTCCAAAGCCTACGAAAGTCACAACCTACTGAAGAAGGCAAAACATGA